In Gossypium arboreum isolate Shixiya-1 chromosome 6, ASM2569848v2, whole genome shotgun sequence, the following are encoded in one genomic region:
- the LOC108485349 gene encoding zinc finger protein ZAT11-like — protein MKRSFSNREEEKNFALANYFILLSQGRNMYESTMNDTNLTCRVFKCKTCNRQFTSFQALGGHRASHKKPKLMERDGGVLENQPPAKPKMHECSICGLEFSIGQALGGHMRRHRANLSEENHQEPLMSPIVKKSNKVWCLDLNLTPFENDLELLKLAKPTLAIDCFL, from the coding sequence ATGAAGAGAAGCTTTTCCAATAGAGAAGAGGAGAAAAATTTCGCTTTGGCAAATTATTTTATTCTCCTTTCACAAGGAAGAAACATGTATGAATCCACCATGAATGATACTAACCTTACTTGTCGGGTTTTCAAGTGCAAAACATGTAATCGGCAGTTCACGTCGTTTCAAGCTCTAGGAGGGCATAGAGCAAGCCATAAGAAGCCTAAATTGATGGAGAGAGATGGCGGGGTGTTGGAGAATCAACCACCAGCAAAGCCTAAGATGCATGAGTGTTCGATATGTGGACTCGAATTCTCGATCGGGCAAGCATTAGGGGGGCATATGAGAAGGCATAGGGCTAATTTGAGTGAAGAAAACCACCAAGAGCCATTGATGTCACCCATTGTGAAGAAATCTAATAAGGTTTGGTGCTTAGATTTGAACTTGACACCATTCGAGAATGATTTGGAATTGTTGAAGCTTGCCAAACCAACTCTTGCAATAGATTGTTTCTTGTAA
- the LOC108485758 gene encoding WAT1-related protein At2g39510-like: MSLKSSASFYNQALPYVAMVLMRFGSAGMPIVAKYALNRGMSQHVLVVYRFIIATLVLAPFAIVFDRKVWPKMTLSVFVQIALLGLLEPAIDQNLYYTGIKYTTATVATALSNVLPAFVFLLAWVCRLEKVDVRKVKCQAKILGTIGTVAGAMIMTIVYGPMLPLPWTKVNNHHQSTNTDAKNNEDALKGAVMILVGCVCWACFVILQAITLKSYPAELSLTTLVCFMGAIEGGIVALVMERGNAAAWAIHWDSKLFAVVYSGIICSGVAYYIGAMVIQAKGPVFFASFNPLTMVIVAIMSSFIFSEIMYLGRVIGAMVIVVGLYMVLWGKSKDQISSDSSNNNTKDEIPISGDELQMATQTTTTPISNQDFVVLDLNKGAVSNQSSKNNPK; this comes from the exons ATGAGCTTGAAGTCCTCAGCTAGCTTTTACAATCAAGCTTTGCCATATGTGGCCATGGTTTTAATGCGGTTCGGCTCTGCCGGTATGCCCATAGTTGCCAAATACGCTCTTAACAGAGGTATGAGCCAACATGTTTTAGTGGTTTACCGGTTCATCATTGCCACTCTTGTTCTTGCTCCTTTCGCCATTGTTTTCGACAG GAAAGTTTGGCCGAAGATGACCTTATCTGTCTTTGTTCAGATAGCTTTGTTGGGCTTATTAGA GCCTGCTATCGATCAGAACTTGTATTATACCGGCATAAAGTACACGACAGCAACCGTGGCGACCGCCTTGTCCAATGTTCTACCAGCCTTTGTGTTTTTGCTAGCTTGGGTTTGCAG GCTTGAGAAAGTTGATGTGAGGAAAGTGAAGTGCCAAGCAAAGATTTTGGGGACCATTGGAACTGTTGCAGGAGCAATGATTATGACAATTGTTTATGGGCCAATGTTGCCATTGCCATGGACCAAAGTCAATAATCATCACCAATCTACTAACACTGATGCAAAAAACAATGAAGATGCTCTAAAGGGTGCTGTCATGATCCTTGTAGGATGTGTTTGTTGGGCATGTTTTGTCATTCTTCAA GCGATTACCCTAAAATCATACCCTGCCGAGCTCTCCTTAACAACATTAGTTTGCTTTATGGGCGCAATTGAAGGTGGCATTGTTGCCTTAGTAATGGAAAGGGGCAATGCTGCTGCTTGGGCCATTCACTGGGATTCTAAACTCTTTGCTGTAGTTTACAGT gGAATTATATGTTCCGGGGTTGCTTATTATATAGGAGCAATGGTGATTCAAGCAAAGGGCCCTGTTTTCTTTGCGTCATTTAACCCTTTAACAATGGTTATAGTTGCCATTATGAGCTCCTTTATCTTTTCTGAGATAATGTATTTAGGAAG GGTAATTGGAGCAATGGTGATAGTTGTAGGGCTTTACATGGTCTTGTGGGGAAAAAGCAAAGATCAGATTTCGTCAGATTCATCAAACAACAACACTAAGGATGAAATTCCCATTAGTGGTGATGAACTTCAAATGGCCACTCAAACAACAACAACACCCATCTCCAATCAAGATTTTGTAGTTTTGGATTTAAACAAAGGGGCTGTTTCTAATCAATCTTCTAAAAACAACCccaaataa